The candidate division KSB1 bacterium genome contains a region encoding:
- the mutM gene encoding bifunctional DNA-formamidopyrimidine glycosylase/DNA-(apurinic or apyrimidinic site) lyase: MPELPEVETIRRGLERVLIGQTIRQFKIRETRLRQPVKIYKIKKWTIGQQVTALQRRAKYLLCELQNRAHLVIHLGMSGRLLYCEKTRPLQKHDHVRFVFNNGHELRFCDPRRFGLVDAVAPGELQNYRHFQNLGPEPLSPELTATYLEARAAGLSRPIKNFLMDAAVVVGVGNIYASESLFRAGINPRKPSTQLCRQEWEKLVQAVRETLTLAIATGGTTLNDFYNSAGEMGYFQQHLMVYDRAGEPCHKCAGKIRRIVQAGRSSFYCPRCQKLRSMKR, from the coding sequence ATGCCCGAGCTTCCCGAAGTCGAAACCATCCGCCGCGGGCTGGAACGTGTCTTGATCGGACAAACCATTCGCCAGTTCAAGATTCGCGAAACGCGTTTGCGCCAGCCCGTAAAAATTTATAAGATTAAAAAATGGACAATCGGCCAGCAAGTGACGGCGCTGCAGCGCCGGGCGAAATATCTTTTGTGTGAATTGCAGAACCGCGCGCATCTCGTCATTCATCTTGGCATGAGCGGGCGCTTGCTTTATTGTGAAAAAACGCGGCCGCTGCAAAAGCACGATCATGTCCGTTTTGTTTTCAACAACGGCCACGAGCTGCGTTTTTGCGATCCGCGCCGTTTCGGCTTGGTCGATGCCGTCGCACCGGGAGAATTGCAGAATTATCGTCATTTTCAAAATCTCGGTCCTGAGCCGTTGTCGCCGGAATTGACGGCAACGTATCTCGAGGCGCGTGCCGCCGGGCTGTCGCGGCCGATAAAAAATTTTTTGATGGACGCCGCCGTCGTCGTGGGGGTTGGCAATATTTATGCGAGCGAGTCTCTGTTCCGCGCCGGCATCAATCCTCGCAAGCCGAGCACTCAATTGTGCCGGCAGGAATGGGAAAAATTAGTGCAGGCCGTCCGCGAAACCTTGACGCTGGCCATTGCCACTGGCGGCACAACGCTCAACGATTTTTACAACAGTGCCGGTGAGATGGGCTATTTTCAACAGCATCTGATGGTGTACGATCGCGCCGGCGAGCCGTGCCATAAATGCGCGGGTAAAATCAGGCGAATCGTTCAAGCCGGTCGCAGCAGCTTTTACTGCCCGCGCTGCCAGAAGTTGAGGAGCATGAAGCGATAA
- a CDS encoding adenosine-specific kinase, producing MSAQEIKIVRIEKPETMNFILGQSHFIKTVEDLHEALVGAVPGIKFGVAFCEASGPCLVRWSGTDEQCIDLAKKNAQAIGAGHSFIIFLGNVFPINVLKAVQNAPEVCRIYCATANPVEVLLVETAQGRGIIGVVDGSSPLGVESEKEIAERKGLLRKFGYKM from the coding sequence ATGAGTGCACAGGAAATCAAGATCGTTCGCATCGAAAAGCCGGAAACGATGAACTTCATCCTGGGGCAATCGCATTTTATTAAAACTGTCGAAGACCTTCACGAAGCGCTGGTCGGCGCCGTGCCGGGGATCAAGTTCGGCGTGGCGTTTTGTGAAGCCAGCGGCCCGTGCCTGGTGCGCTGGAGCGGAACCGACGAACAGTGCATCGACCTGGCGAAAAAGAATGCGCAGGCCATCGGCGCCGGACACAGTTTCATCATTTTTCTCGGCAATGTTTTTCCCATCAACGTGCTGAAAGCGGTGCAGAACGCGCCGGAAGTGTGCCGGATTTATTGCGCCACCGCCAATCCCGTCGAAGTTCTGCTCGTCGAAACGGCACAGGGCCGCGGCATCATCGGCGTCGTTGACGGCAGCAGCCCGCTCGGTGTTGAAAGTGAAAAGGAAATCGCCGAGCGCAAAGGGTTGCTGCGAAAGTTCGGCTACAAAATGTAA
- a CDS encoding Xaa-Pro peptidase family protein has product MAVSLTVLIWAGLTFGQEGVPLFTKDFTPEEFARRRSAVYDAIGANGLAVLQGAPSPVGYVRFRQSNEFYYLCGIEVPHAYLLLDGAQRRASLYLPHRNESRERSEGKLLSAEDAELVKQLSGIEAVYATEMLGEHLARYARTMAKQKLFTPFSPAEGFATSRDLALRAVGDMANDPWDGRPSREGHFVHLLRSRFPHFEINNLTPILDQLRLIKSPAEIALIRKATQLSGWALMEGMRSTKPGMFEYELDAMAKFIYYRNGAQGEAYYSLVASATNAWYPHYHAGKRQMQDGDFLLMDFAPDVGYYMSDVTRMWPVNGKFNAWQRELYDFYLGCYQAILNAIRPGVTAATIKQDAVKVMDEILKQAKFSKPHYEKAGREFVESYRHSAKNPETSMGHWVGMATHDVGTHTGPLQAGMVFTIEPALRVPEEKIYIRLEDAIVITETGKEILSEFVPMDRAGIEKIMMEKGILETYAPARFTSK; this is encoded by the coding sequence ATGGCCGTCTCGCTTACTGTTCTCATTTGGGCGGGCTTGACTTTTGGCCAAGAGGGCGTGCCGCTTTTCACCAAGGATTTTACGCCGGAGGAATTTGCCAGGCGCCGCAGTGCAGTGTATGATGCCATCGGCGCGAACGGGTTGGCCGTTTTGCAGGGCGCGCCCAGTCCGGTTGGTTATGTGCGCTTTCGGCAATCGAATGAGTTTTATTATCTCTGCGGCATTGAAGTGCCGCATGCGTATTTGCTGCTCGATGGCGCCCAGCGCCGGGCTTCGCTTTATCTGCCGCACCGCAACGAAAGCCGCGAGCGCAGCGAAGGCAAATTGCTTTCCGCCGAAGATGCCGAATTGGTAAAGCAGCTCAGCGGCATCGAAGCGGTTTATGCGACTGAAATGCTCGGCGAGCATCTGGCGCGATATGCCCGGACCATGGCGAAACAAAAACTTTTCACGCCGTTCAGTCCCGCGGAAGGTTTTGCCACCAGCCGGGATTTGGCGCTGCGCGCGGTCGGCGACATGGCGAACGATCCCTGGGATGGCCGCCCCTCCCGCGAAGGGCACTTTGTGCATTTGCTCCGCAGCCGTTTTCCCCATTTCGAAATCAACAATCTCACGCCGATTTTGGATCAGCTTCGTCTCATCAAAAGCCCGGCGGAGATCGCGCTGATTCGCAAGGCCACGCAACTTTCCGGCTGGGCGCTGATGGAAGGCATGCGCTCCACCAAGCCCGGCATGTTTGAATACGAGCTGGATGCGATGGCGAAATTTATCTACTATCGCAATGGCGCGCAGGGCGAGGCGTATTATTCTCTCGTCGCCAGTGCCACGAATGCGTGGTATCCTCATTACCACGCCGGCAAGCGCCAAATGCAGGATGGCGATTTTCTGTTGATGGATTTTGCGCCGGACGTCGGCTACTACATGAGCGACGTGACGCGGATGTGGCCGGTCAATGGCAAGTTCAACGCCTGGCAGCGCGAGCTGTATGATTTTTATCTCGGCTGCTATCAAGCGATTCTCAACGCGATTCGCCCCGGCGTGACGGCGGCGACAATCAAGCAGGATGCGGTCAAAGTCATGGACGAGATTTTGAAGCAAGCCAAATTTTCCAAACCGCATTATGAAAAAGCCGGCCGCGAGTTTGTCGAATCCTATCGCCATTCTGCCAAAAATCCCGAAACTTCCATGGGGCATTGGGTTGGCATGGCGACACATGATGTTGGCACCCACACCGGGCCGTTGCAAGCCGGCATGGTCTTCACCATCGAACCGGCGTTGCGTGTGCCGGAGGAAAAAATCTACATCCGCCTCGAAGACGCCATCGTCATCACTGAAACCGGCAAAGAGATTTTGTCCGAATTTGTGCCGATGGATCGCGCCGGCATCGAAAAAATAATGATGGAAAAGGGAATTTTGGAAACTTATGCGCCAGCGAGATTTACGAGCAAATGA